The nucleotide window TCCGCAAGGTGTTCGGCGAGAACTACTTCATCGAGATCCAGAACAACGGGATCGGGCTCCAGGACCAGTGCACGCCCGTGGCCGCGGACATCGCGAACCGGCTCGGCGTCCCGCTCGTGGCCACCGCCGACGCGCACTACCTGTGCGCCGAGGACGCCCAGGCGCACGACATCCTGTTCTGCATCAACACGCGGCAGATGCACGACCCGCGGAAGAAGAAGTACCCCGAAGAGCGGATGCCCAACCCGTACTTCGTCCGCAGCCCGGAGGACATGTACCGGCTGTTCCCCAACTACCAGGACGCGGTCGCGCGCAGCCAGGAGATCGCCGACAAGGTCAACATCGACCTGGACTTCAAGAAGCGGCACTTCCCGGTGTTCACCACCCCGGAGGGGCGCACCCCCGAGCAGTACCTGCGCGAGCTGTGCGAGCGGGGCATGGAGGAGCGGTACGAGGGGAAGGCGTCCGAGGCCGTGCGCAAGCGCCTCGACCACGAGCTGGGCATCATCGCGCGGATGGGGTTCTCGAGCTACTTCCTCATCGTGTGGGACTTCGTCCGGTTCGCGCGCGAGGAGGGCATCCCCTGCACGGCCCGCGGCTCCGGGTGCGGGGCCATCGTCTGCTACCTGCTGTACATGAGCCACGTCTGCCCGATCGAGTACGACCTGCTGTTCGAGCGGTTCCTCGACCCGAACCGGTCCGAGGCGCCCGACATCGACATCGACTTCTGCCAGGACCGGCGCGAGCTGGTCATCGACTACGTGAAGAAGAAGTACGGGGAGGAGTCCGTCGCGCAGATCGGCACCTTCGGGACGCTGGCCGCGAAGGCCGCGCTCAAGGACGTGGGCCGCGTGCTCGGGCAGACGCCCGACCGCATGAACGCGCTGTGCAAGCTGGTGCCGATGAAGGGCGCCATCTCGAAGAGCCTGCAGGAGGCGCTGGACGAGTCCCCCGACTTCAAGCGCGAGTACGACCAGGACCCGAGCATCAAGCAGGTCGTGGACATCGCGCTGAAGTTAGAAGGCGCGAACCGGAACGTGGGCAAGCACGCCGCCGGGGTGGTGATCGCGAACGGCCCGGTCACGAACTACGTGCCGGTCCAGCGGCCGCCCAAGAAGGGCGGCAGCGACGAGGGCTCGGACGACACGACCACGATGACCACCCAGTGGGAAATGGGCATCCTGGAGAAGGTCGGCCTGCTGAAGATGGACTTCCTCGGGTTGCGGAACCTGACGGTCCTCGACAACTGCGTGAAGCTCATCAAGAAGACCCGCGGCATCACGGTCGAGCCGACGAAGTTCCCGCTCACCGACGAGGCCACGTACCAGTTGCTCCAGCGCGGCGACGCGAAGGGGGTGTTCCAGCTCGAAAGCGAGGGCATCCGCGAGCTGCTGAAGCGCATGAAGCCGGACAACATCCGCGACCTGATCGCGGTGCTGGCGCTGTACCGCCCCGGCCCGCTCGAGGGCGGGATGGTGGACGAGTACGTGGAGTGCAAGAACAAGCGGAAGCAGCCGTTCTACCCGCACCCGGTGATGGAAGAGGTGCTGAGTGAGACCTTCGCGGTGATGGTCTACCAGGAACAGATCATGCGGATCCTGAACAAGCTCGGGGGGATCGAGCTCGCGAAAGCGTACGCGTGCATCAAGGCCATCAGCAAGAAGAACTTCGAGATCATCAACGCCCGCAAAGTGGACTTCGTGACCGGCGCGAAGGAGCGCGGCCTGGAGGCCGAAAAGGCGGACGAGATCTTCGAGCTGATCGTGAAGTTCGGCGGGTACGGCTTCAACAAGTGTGTGGTCGCGGGGACCGAAGTGACGGACGCCGAAACGGGCGCGGTCGTTACCGTGGGCGAGCTGTTCGAGTCGCGCCGCGCGGTCACCGTTCACGCGCTGGGCGCCGACAGTAAGCTCCGCCCGCGCCCCGTGACCGACGTTGTGTGGAACGGGCGCAAGCGCGTGTACCGGCTCACGACCGAACTCGGCAAGAGCATCACCGCGACCGACAACCACCCGTTCCGCGTGCTGGACGGCTGGAAGAACCTCGGCGAGCTGAAGCCCGGGGACCGGATCGCCGCCCCGCGCCGCCTTGCGGTGCCGTCGGCCGGGACGTGGCCGCAACACGAAATCGTCGCGCTCGCCGGGCTGCTGTCGGAGGGCAACACCTGCCACCCGACAACGCTCTACTTTTACGGCAACGACCGCGTGCTGATCGACGACTTCGCGCGCGCGATCGGTCAGTTCCCGGACACCGTGGCGAAGGTGTACGCGCGCCCGAACCGCCGGAACCTCGAAGTCCGGGCGAACACCGGGCGGGACACCCGTCTCAAGTCGCGCGCCGAGCGCGACGCGGCCGTCGCGTTGCTGGCCCCGCCGACGCGCTCGGGCGCGTTCGTGTGGGCGCAACGGCTCGGCATTCTTGGCAAGACGGCGACCGAGAAGTTCGTTCCGCACGACGTGTTCCGGCTGTGCGACTCCGACCTCGAACTGTTCTTGGGTCGGCTCTGGGCGGGCGACGGGTTCATCGCGAACGACACCCTGAAGGTGCCGTTCTACGCCACCTCGTCGCGCCGGTTGGCCCAAGACGTTCAGCACCTGCTGTTGCGCCTCGGCATCGTGGGCCGGATTCACGAGAAGCAGTTCAAGTACAAGGGCGGCTTGAAGCCCGGCTTCACGGTTCACCTGATCGGCGACGGCGCGGCCGAAGCGTTCCTCGACCGCATCGCCCCCCACTGCCTCGGGCGCGAGCACGCGGTCACGATCCTCCGGGAGCACGTTGCGACCACGGCGCGCGGGCTCACGAGCAAGGACACCGTGCCGCTCGAAGTTCGGGCCTGGGTTGACGACGGGCGCCGCGCGCGCGGGCTGACCTGGGACGAACTGGAGCAACAATCCGACGTTTCGACGCAGGAATTTTACGGCACCCCCGCGCCCGGCAAAAAAGGGTTCCGGCGCGCCACGATTGCGAAACTGGCCGCGTTCTTCGGCTCCCAGCGGCTCGCGGCGGTCGCCGATTCGGACGTGTTCTGGGACCGCGTCGTTTCGATCGAGTACGCCGGGGTTCAGGACACTTACGACCTGACCGTTGATGAGGACCACAACTTCGTCGCGAACGGGCTGATCGTCCACAACTCGCACACCGCGGCGTACGCGCAGATCGGGTACCAGACCGCGTACCTGAAGACGCACTACACCGCCGAGTACATGGCCGCGCTGCTGTCGAGCGAGATCGACGACGGCAACAAGCGCGACGTGTTCATCGACCACATCTCCGACGCCCGCCGGCTCGGCGTCGACGTGCTCCCGCCGGACGTGAACCGCGGGATGGCCGACTTCGACGTGCTGAACAACCGCATCATCTTCGGCCTGACGGCCATCAAGGGGGTCGGGCGCGGCGCGGCGCTCGAGATCGTCCGGGCGCGCAACGAGGGGGGGAAATTCAAGGACCTGTTCGACTTCTGCGAGCGGGTCGACCGGCGCATCATCGCCAAGGCGGCGGTCGAAGGGATGATCCAGGCCGGGGCGTTCGACGTGTTCGGGAAGCGGTCGGCGCAGTTCGCCGCCGTCGCGAAGGCGTACGCGGTGGCCGACCAGCGCGCCGCCGAGAAGCGCAAGGGGCAGACCGGACTGTTCGACGACGTGGAGGAGGCGGCCGACGCCGGCCCCACCAACCAGGGCCTGACGGACGTGCCCGAGTGGCCCGAGACCGAGCGCCTGAAGTTCGAGAAGGAGGCGCTGGGGTTCTACATCTCGAGCCACCCGCTCGCGCAGCACGACGAGCAGTTGCGCCGGTTCCGCACCCACGACTGCGGGGTGCTCGCGAAGGGCGGGAAGAACGGCACCGAGGCGCGCATCGCCGGGATGATCACCAACCTCGACGTGCGCACCGCGAACAAGGGCCGCAACATCGGTCGCAAGTACGCCATGTTCCGCATCGAGGACTTCACCGGGTCCGTGCGGTGCATCATGTGGTCCGACGAGTACTCGCGGTTCCGCGAGCTGGTCAGCTCGGACACGGTCGCGATCTTCGAGGGCGTGCTGAACTGGGCGCCGGACCGGGCCGAGCCCGACTTCGGGGTCAAGAAGCTCATCACGATGGAGGAGGCCCGCACCGAGTTCACCAAGAGCCTGGTGCTGAAGGTCGCGTACTCCGAGGTCGACGAGGACCTGCGCAAGCTCGAGGCCGTCAGCGTGATCCTGAAGCGGTACCGGGGGCCGTGCCCGGTGTACCTGAGCATCCGCGACGGTAACGGGAAGCAGGTCCAGTTGAAGATGAGCGAGGAGTACAAGGTGAACCCGGCGGCGGTGAAGCTCGAAGAGCTGGAAATGCTGCTCGGCCAGGGGTCCGTGATCTTCTCGCGCTGAGCCCGTTGCCCCCGGGGCCGCGGCCCCGGGGGGCGTTCTGTTACGCCCGGCCGCCCGCCAGGCGCATCGCGAGCCACACGCCGAACAGCCCGGCCGCGACCGAGCCCAGCACGTACACCGCGGCCGTCACCGGGCGGTCGGCGCGCAGGAGCTGGAGCGTTTCGAGGCTGAACGTCGAGAACGTGGTGAACCCGCCGCAGAACCCGGTGCCCAGGAACAGGTACCAGCTCTTCCGCGACTCGTCCGGGTGGTTCAGGAACGCCGCCGCGACGAGCCCGAGGATCGCCGACCCTGAAGCGTTGATGGCGAACGTGGCCCACGGGAACGCCACCTCGCCTTGCAGCGTGCGGACGTACAGCCCGAGCCAGTAGCGGGCGTTCGCTCCGGCGCCGCCGCCCGCCGCGAGCAGCACCGCCGGGTGCGTCACGAACGCCAGCAGCCAGGTTCCGAGTTCCACGTTGCGGTTCCGTGTTACGGGCGACCGGCGCCCCCGCTTGCGGAGCACGACGCCGCGCACTACTTTGCCCCACCAGCGAGCGGCACATCCTTTAATACGAACGGCACCTCCACCGACCGCGTGTAGGTGCCCCAGAAGGTGACCGTTGCGGGGGCGCGGGGCGCCTCCCTGCCGTCGAGCAGTTCGAGCGTCAACCGGGCGACGATCTGTCGCCCGGACGGGTCGAAGCCGCTCTGCTGGCTCGGCAGCGCGAGGTCGAACACGTTGCCGTCGGCGTCGGTGATGCGGACGCCCAGAACGCTGGAGTTGCTTCCGGCCGCGTTGAGCTTCGCGCCGGGCAGTTCGTCGCTTACGCGGGCGGGCTGCACCCGGAGCGGCTCGTATGCCGTCCTCACGTCCACGAACCGTTTGCCTTTCGCGTCGGTGCGCGGGGTGGCAGTCAAGTCGACGCCCGAAACCCCGCGCCCGCTGACGGTCTTGTCGCCGTCGAGCGCGACCGCCGCCAGCGCCTCCACGCCCGAGCGCGTGAGGCCGTACACCGAGCCGGTCAGCTCGCTCGCGGAACTCGCGTTGGTCTTCAACTTGACCAGCGACTGGCGGGCGTTAGGCGTGAAGTTCGGCCCGACCTCGAGCGGGTTCTGTGCGTTCGGGTTGACCACCGTGATCGACCCGTCCGGGTTGCGCACGACCACGACCCCGCCGCCGCGCAGCCGCTGGATCTGGGGCACGGCCGCCGGGGTGAAGTCCGGGATCACCTTCCGCTTTTCGGCGTCCGCGGCGTGGGCGACCTTCACGTCGGCGTTGGACTGCCACGACAGCTTCGGCTCGGGCCACACCTGGAGCACCGTTGCGGCGACGGAGCGCGACTCGGTCCCCTTCGGCAGCTCGAACGCCTCGACCATGACCGCGCCGTGAACGGACGCTGGGAACGGTTTGCCGTCGTGCGCTTCGAGCACGACCGTGTTGTTCGGGTTCCGTGCGGTGCGGACGGGCGTGCCGTCCGGCAACTTCCCCGGGCGCACGTTGTACGGCATGGCCTCGGGGGCGACGAAGCCGCCCGCGCTCGCCACCCGCAACCGGCCGGCGGCGCACACCTTCTGCACCGCGACCCAGAACGGCACCTTGCCCGTCGCGACGGTGACCTTTGTGCCCGCGGTGTCGTTGGCCCGCGGCCCGCCGACGACCACCTCGCACCCGGCCTGTTTGGACAGCGCGGCCAGGACCGTGTCGAGGGGCGCGTCGGTCGCGTCGAGTTCGACGGTTGTGGGCGCGAGCAGTCGCTCGTTCGCGGCCCGGCGCTCGACCCTCTTTACGAGCTCTTTCGCGCGACCGGCCACCTCGGGGTTCTCGGACCGGGTCGCGGCGCGGAGCCCGGCGAGCGCGAGCAGGCCCATTTCGTCGAGGCGCTTGGTGGCGGCCTCGCGCTCGGCGAAGTCCTCGCTGCCGAGCGCTTCGATCAGCCGGGGGATGTCGCGCGGGCCGACCGGTTGCACCGGAGCGGCGCCCGCGACCGCGCCGAGCGCGACACAGAGGAGAAGTGCGGACCGCATGATGCCCTCGCGGCGACGGGGAGCGAAGTTCCGCCCCCCAGCGTAGCGGGGCGCGGGCGCCGCGGGCAAGCACGCGGCCGGAGCAGTTACACGCCGGCGCGGGCCGCGGGCGGAGCGGGGGCCGAAGCGGCGCGCGGTTCGACACGCGCCGGCGGCGCGCAGTCACCCTGTTCGCGAAGGCCGTCGCAGCAGTGCAACTCGCCGGCCCCCGCGCACTCGGGGCACGGCACCCAGGACGCGCTCAGCAGAACAACATGTTTTCCGTAGCACCGCGGGCAGAGCATCGCGTTCCCTCTCTGAACCGAGGACGGTCCCATTTGAAGAGGGGTGTTGTACCGCGCCGGGTGGACGTGTCGCAATGACCGTAGGGGTCGTGACGGCCGGGGCAACTGCTCAAACCGTCACCTGCTGCTCAGGCGCGGGCGGGGCGGACGAGGTGATGAGTCGGATGACCGCCCGGTTGCGCCCGTCGCTTTTCGCCTCTTTGAGCGCCCGGGCGGACACGTCGCGCAGTTGCTCGTAGGTCACCGGCACCCCGGCCTCCGCGACCGCCACCCCGAGGCTGATCGTCATGCGGATCAGTTGGCCGTCGTAGACGGTATGAGCAGCCTGAACGTGAACCCGCAGCCGCTCGGCCAGCGCTTCTGCGCCGACGAGGTCGGTCCCGGGTGCGAGCACGAGGAACTCCTCGCCGCCGACCCGCCCGAGTGAGTCGGTCGTGCGGATCGACGCCTGCAGAACCCCCGCGAGCCACACCAGCACCTGGTCGCCGGCGATCTGTGAAAACTCTTTGTTCACTCGGCCGAAGTGGTCGGCGTCGATCCACACGACCGCCAGCGGCCCCGGCATCCGCCCCCGGCGTTGGATCTCTTTTCGCGCGGCTTCGTCAATGGCACGCCGATTCGCCAACCCCGTCAGCGGGTCGGTCGCGGCCATCTTTTCGAGGATTTCATTCGCCTGCTGAAGTTTCCCGAGAGCGTGTTCCAGTTCCTGGGTGCGGGTTTGCACCCGCTGCTCCAGTTCGAGATTCAGCTTACGCAACTCATCCAGAAGGTGTTCGTGGCTCCTCTCCAGGAGCAACGCGCGTGAAATTGCCCGCAACGTTTGCAGTAAATCCTCCGACCGCCACGGTTTGAGAACGAGACGGTGGACCTGACTGTGGTTGATGGCGTCGACCGCGTCTTGCATCCGGGCTGTTCCGGTGATAAGCACGCGGGCGGTGCGGGGGGCCGTTCGGCGCACCCAATCAAGAAGGAAGAGGCCCGTTTCATCCGGGAGCTGAAGGTCCGAAAGGACGATGTCAACGGACCGCTGCGTCAGAATCGCCCGCGCCTGAACCGCGGTGCAAGCCGTTGTAACGTCAAAATCCCCGCCGAGTTGCGCCGCGAGCACCGCGAGTATCGCGGGGTCGTCGTCCACAACCAGGACCGAGCATTTGTACCGTGTGACGTTCATGAACGGGCTCGCCCCCACCATCACAGGCGCTCGCGGGAGCACTGGGCATGTGGAGAAAGTTAGGACACCCCCGGCCGCCGTCTCGTTACCAGTACGAATTTAAACGAACGGGTTAGAAAAAGAGGGCAGGCGGGTTTCGCATTTTACAACTATCGAGGCGGCCGCGACCAGCCACACAACGAGAAACTTGGCAGTCGTGAAATGTGAATGGAGTTCGAACGAAGAAAATGCCGAATTTGTTTGTCTTGACGCTTGATAGGCGCGAAAAAACCGCCTACAATCGGGCTGTTTGATGGGGGAAAGTGCTTCGAGATACCATGCGACACACACTGTGCTGCCGCCGGTTCGTCTGAGTGACCTGCTCGCCCTTACCTTCGCTGTGTCCTGTTCTCTGCGGCTCTTCGAGCGGCGAGTAGTGACGTGCGTCCACGGTGAGTGCGATTGTTCAACAGAATCGTCAACATACCAGCCCAAAGTGTAGTGAGGGCCAGGATCGGACGATACTGTTGGCTGTCAGGATATTCAGAACCGAACCGGGGGAATTTTTTTTCCCTCGCCACAATTCGCGCGAGACTCTGCGGCCACTGTGTCCCTTAAGTAAGTCTCGGCGCAAGACCCGGTAACCGTCCACGAACCTCTTTTGACGTAACAGGAAACGGCGCTATGAAAACTGCCAGGCGGAAGCGATCCGGCCAGTCCGCGAAGGTCGACGACACCGCGCTGACGACTTTCTCCTCGGACCTGCTGACGCCCGAAGAAGAACGCGAACTGCTCACCAGCTTCTGGGACTGCAAGAGTGAACTGGTTCGCGTCCTTCTGCGCCACTACCCGAACGACCTCCGCGCCGTGCGCCCGCCGCTGGAGCCGTGGCCGATGGCCCAGTTCATCCGCGAGCACTGCACCGAAGACCGGTGCGACGTGATCGCGGTCCGCCGCCTCCGCGACCGTTACGTTCACTACAAGCACCGGCTCGCCAGCGCCAACATCCGGCTCGCGGCCCACGTCGCCAAGCGGTTCCGGCACCACAGCCTCGCCTACAGCGACCTCCTGCAGGAGGCCGTTTGCGGCCTGATGCAGGCGATCGACCGGTTCGACGTCAGCCACGGCACTCGCCTCGCCACATACGCGACGTGGTGGATCCGTCAGACGCTTCAGATCGCGGTTGCTCGCCAAAGTCACCTCGTGAGCCTGTCGCCTCACCACTTGCAAGAACTGGGCCTTTTGCAGCAGGAATCGGAGGCTCTTGCCCACGGCGGCAAGCACCTGCCCAGCCCGCAAGAACTTGCCAGCAGAACCGGCAGTTCGCTCGAACACCTCACACACCTCCAGACCGCTACCCGCACCCCGGTCAGCCTGAACGCCGTCCTTGACGACGACAGCGATTTCAAGCTGACGGAAGCGATGCCCGACACCGGCACGCTGGTGATGCAGGAGAACAACGAGCGCCAGGAGGCCCTCAGCTTCTTGATGGAAAACCTGCGGCCGCGTGAGCGCAAGGTGCTGGACCTGCGATTCGGTCTCACCGGTAACGGGACCCACAGCCTGCGGCAGATCGGTCATCTGCTCCGGATCTCGAAGGAGCGCGTGCGCCAGATCCAAAACCGGGCACTCGAAAAGCTCAAGGCCAACGCCGAACGCGTCGGCTGGGAGCCGACCCTGCTGCTCGAGTAGTTGAGTTGCTCTTAGCTGAGAACGCAGCGTAACATCACGAGCCGCCAGACTATCGGTCCGGCGGCTCGCGGCGTTTTGAGCGCGTCGATGGTTGCAAGCGGTATGAGGATTTTGACGCTTCGGGCACATTCGCGGAGGTAATTATTACCTCCCACCCACACCGAGTTCATCCGCAGCGATTTCTCGGTTGCGTGCGGCCATGTTAAGCCGCAACTTGCCACTTTTCGGTGTCGAAGAAAACCGTCACCACGCCATCGGTGCGCGGCGGACCGCCGGTCGGAAGGTTCGTGTGCCGCCCGATAACAACGCTCACCGCTCGCGGGTAACCGGGCTTGTCGCGGAACTTCGCGAGCAGCGATTGATCCGCGCTGACGGCGTTCGGATTACTCAAGAACGCGAACGACACCGCGCCGAGGCGTGCGTCGGACGCCCCGCGCTCGCCGAGTTTCCAGAAAAGAAGGTCGGGCACTCGGGCGCCGGCATCCGGATCGGCCTGAATTAAGACGTGCCCCAGACCGCGGCGGACGGGCTCGGCCTGGTCCCACATCCGGCGGAACTCGTGGTAGAACTCCATCACGAACGACCGCTCGCGCACCTTGCGCGCCGCGGGCGGTTCTTCGGATTCGTCCGGGGTGTATTCCGTTCCGTGTGCCGCCGCAAACCGCGGGTGCATCAGGTTCAGGACGTCCGTAACGAGGGCGAGAAACGGGTCGGTCATAACGAGTCCCTCATTTCAAGAGCGAGGGGCTTAAAGCGTCGCGGCGCGAAGCGAACGGAGCTACTCAAACGATTGACGGGCCGAGCCGCAGTGTGAGCCCGTGAAAGCCCCCCCTGTCGTTGTAGGACAGCGGGGACGAGGGCGCGGCCCGTCACATCACACCTTCACCCCGGCCAGCAGTTCCTTCCACTTCTTGACCCGGACCGCGTCGATCACGCCGTCACGTTTACCCGCCGCGCACGCGGACGTGCGCACCGCGAAGTAATCCGGCGCTACGCCCTTGAGCTGCTTCAACTGCTCGGGACGCAGCGAGCCCCCCACCACGACCGTTGTGTACACGCGCTTCAACCCGTCGACGAGCGCGGCGATGTCCTTTGCGGGCATGAAGTCGAGCAGCGTTTTGCCGTCCTTGCCCCACGTGTCGAGCAGGAACGCCTTGAACCGGAACCGCTTCGCGAACTTCGCCACTTCGGCCGGCGGGACCGACTTCGCGCGCTCCCAGTCGGCGTAGGCGACCGCGACCATCTCCGTCCCGATGGGCAACTCGCGGCGGGTGTCGAGCAGGTCTTCGCCCCAGCCCGGGGCCGGCGCGTAGCCCGCGAGGCCCCACTTCACGTACTGGAGCGGCAGTTCGAGGTGCCAGTGCGCCTCGGTGATGGCGTTCGGCGACCACTCGCCCAGCGCCGCGCTCACGGGCGCCTTGCCGTCCACCGCGTCAATGACCGCCGCAACGACCTCCGCTTCCGCCGGCGCCAGGGGGCCTTTCAGCGGCTCCTTCACGTCGATGACGTCCGCTCCGCCTTCCAGGGCCGCCGCCACTTCTGCCGCCGACCGCACGCTGACCAACAGTCCGGGCGTGGTGCTCATAACAGGGTGATTCCTTCCACCGCGAAGAAGAACGATCCGTTCGGGGCGGGCATGATAAGCGATCCGGCGCACATTTTGAAACCCGAACCGGCCCGGCGGGTGGCGCGCGAGCGTTCCCGGGCCGCCGGACCCCACCCGCGGGCGGGTGAGCCGAATTTGTTTTTGCGCCCGACACGAACGCCCGAACGCCGCGAGTGCGTGCCGGAGCGGGCGAACGGTGTCCGCTCGCGCGAGCGGTTCAGCGGCGGCGCGAACCGGGGGCGCGAACCGGCCGGGGCTTTGCCAAACCTCACGGCCTGCTCTACAGACTATTAGCCCCTTACCCCGTCCGTCTCGCCCCCGCGGCGCGGCGGCTCGGCTCCCCAACGTGGCTCCGTGTTATGCCGGTCCGACTGGTCAGTCACGAAGAGCTGCCGCACCCGCTCAACGGGTACCGGCTGATCGAGCGCCTCGGCCGGGGCGGGTTCGGCGAGGTGTGGAAGATCGAGGCGCCGGGCGGGATGCTCAAGGCGGCCAAGTTCGTGTTCGGCGACCTGGACGCGATGGACGAGGACAGCCGCCCCGCCGAGCAAGAGCTCAAAGCGCTCGAGCGCGTCAAGCTGATCCGCCACCCCTACATTTTGACGCTCGAACAGTTCCGGGTGATCGACGGCCAGCTCATCATCGTGATGGAGCTGGCCGACCGCAACCTGTGGGACCGGTTCCGCGAGTGCCGGGGCCAGGGGCTGCCCGGCATCCCCCGCGACGAGCTCCTCCGCTACATGGAGGAGGCCGCGGAGGGGCTGGACCTGATGAACAACCACTACCAGATCCAGCACCTCGACGTGAAGCCGCAGAACCTGTTCCTGCTGTTCAGCCACATCAAGGTCGCGGACTTCGGCCTCGCCAAGGTGCTCGAGGGGGTGCGCGCGACGGTGACCGGCGGGGTGACGCCGGTGTACGCGGCGCCGGAGACGTTCGAGGGCTGGGTGTCGCGGTTCTCGGACCAGTACAGCCTCGCCATCGTGTTCCAGGAGCTGCTCACCGGGGCGCGGCCGTTCACCGGCTCGAACACCCGCCAGCTCCTGATGCAGCACATCAACGGCACCCCGGACCTGAGCGCGCTGCCGCTGGCCGACCGCGCCATCGTCGGGCGGGCGCTGTCGAAGCGCCCCGACGACCGGTGGCCCAGTTGCACGGAGCTGGTCCGCGCCCTGAAGACGAGCGGGCTGCCGCCGCCGCCCCCGACCCCGACCCCGGCGCAAACGCAGCCGGAGCCGCCGGGGCGGCCCCGCCGCGCCGTGCCCGGGTCGGGGGCGCCGACGATGCCGGCCGCGGCGGGCCACGCGCTGGCCGACTCGATCCAGGTGACGCGCGTGGCCGGCGGGGCCGGGCAACTGGGCGGCGCGGCCGCGCCAGGGCTCACGCCGCCGCCGACCCAGCTCCCGCCCCTGATCAAGCCCGGGGGGAGCCCGGCGTACACGCCGCTGCCCGCGCTGGTGCCCCCGAGCCCCTCCGGCGGGCGGCTCGTGCCCCCGGGCTCGGCGGCGCTGAACCCCGCCCAGACGCTGAACCGCCCCGTCGTCATGCCGACCGGGCGGATGGGGAGCATGGGCATCGCGCCGCCGGAGCGGTCCGGGGACGGGGCGCTGTTCCCGGCGCTGGTGGTCGCCCTCGGCCACACCGGGCGGCGGGTGGTCGAGCAGTTGAAGCGCATCATCACCGACCGGCACGGGGCCGCCGAGCGGGTGCCGCACGTGCGCATCCTGCACATCGACACGGACCCGGGCGCCGGCGGGGCCGACGGGTCCGACCCCGCCGGGCTGACCGTGCGGGAGGTGGTCCCCGCGCGGCTGAACCGGTCCACCCACTACATGCAGCGGGACGGGCTGCCCCCGGTCGAGCAGTGGATGCCGACCGGGTCGCTG belongs to Gemmata obscuriglobus and includes:
- a CDS encoding diguanylate cyclase, whose protein sequence is MNVTRYKCSVLVVDDDPAILAVLAAQLGGDFDVTTACTAVQARAILTQRSVDIVLSDLQLPDETGLFLLDWVRRTAPRTARVLITGTARMQDAVDAINHSQVHRLVLKPWRSEDLLQTLRAISRALLLERSHEHLLDELRKLNLELEQRVQTRTQELEHALGKLQQANEILEKMAATDPLTGLANRRAIDEAARKEIQRRGRMPGPLAVVWIDADHFGRVNKEFSQIAGDQVLVWLAGVLQASIRTTDSLGRVGGEEFLVLAPGTDLVGAEALAERLRVHVQAAHTVYDGQLIRMTISLGVAVAEAGVPVTYEQLRDVSARALKEAKSDGRNRAVIRLITSSAPPAPEQQVTV
- the dnaE gene encoding DNA polymerase III subunit alpha, encoding MAKCFCHLHLHTHYSLLDGFNRIQPLVKQTKELGMNAVAITDHGNLYGAIEFYMECKKGGIKPIIGYEAYLAPGSRLDRDSKGELGFSTHLTLLAQNETGFKNLIKLSSSAYLEGFYRNPRIDRQILEAHKDGLICLSGCLAGEFNQYIIKDKPQEAEKTAKWFRKVFGENYFIEIQNNGIGLQDQCTPVAADIANRLGVPLVATADAHYLCAEDAQAHDILFCINTRQMHDPRKKKYPEERMPNPYFVRSPEDMYRLFPNYQDAVARSQEIADKVNIDLDFKKRHFPVFTTPEGRTPEQYLRELCERGMEERYEGKASEAVRKRLDHELGIIARMGFSSYFLIVWDFVRFAREEGIPCTARGSGCGAIVCYLLYMSHVCPIEYDLLFERFLDPNRSEAPDIDIDFCQDRRELVIDYVKKKYGEESVAQIGTFGTLAAKAALKDVGRVLGQTPDRMNALCKLVPMKGAISKSLQEALDESPDFKREYDQDPSIKQVVDIALKLEGANRNVGKHAAGVVIANGPVTNYVPVQRPPKKGGSDEGSDDTTTMTTQWEMGILEKVGLLKMDFLGLRNLTVLDNCVKLIKKTRGITVEPTKFPLTDEATYQLLQRGDAKGVFQLESEGIRELLKRMKPDNIRDLIAVLALYRPGPLEGGMVDEYVECKNKRKQPFYPHPVMEEVLSETFAVMVYQEQIMRILNKLGGIELAKAYACIKAISKKNFEIINARKVDFVTGAKERGLEAEKADEIFELIVKFGGYGFNKCVVAGTEVTDAETGAVVTVGELFESRRAVTVHALGADSKLRPRPVTDVVWNGRKRVYRLTTELGKSITATDNHPFRVLDGWKNLGELKPGDRIAAPRRLAVPSAGTWPQHEIVALAGLLSEGNTCHPTTLYFYGNDRVLIDDFARAIGQFPDTVAKVYARPNRRNLEVRANTGRDTRLKSRAERDAAVALLAPPTRSGAFVWAQRLGILGKTATEKFVPHDVFRLCDSDLELFLGRLWAGDGFIANDTLKVPFYATSSRRLAQDVQHLLLRLGIVGRIHEKQFKYKGGLKPGFTVHLIGDGAAEAFLDRIAPHCLGREHAVTILREHVATTARGLTSKDTVPLEVRAWVDDGRRARGLTWDELEQQSDVSTQEFYGTPAPGKKGFRRATIAKLAAFFGSQRLAAVADSDVFWDRVVSIEYAGVQDTYDLTVDEDHNFVANGLIVHNSHTAAYAQIGYQTAYLKTHYTAEYMAALLSSEIDDGNKRDVFIDHISDARRLGVDVLPPDVNRGMADFDVLNNRIIFGLTAIKGVGRGAALEIVRARNEGGKFKDLFDFCERVDRRIIAKAAVEGMIQAGAFDVFGKRSAQFAAVAKAYAVADQRAAEKRKGQTGLFDDVEEAADAGPTNQGLTDVPEWPETERLKFEKEALGFYISSHPLAQHDEQLRRFRTHDCGVLAKGGKNGTEARIAGMITNLDVRTANKGRNIGRKYAMFRIEDFTGSVRCIMWSDEYSRFRELVSSDTVAIFEGVLNWAPDRAEPDFGVKKLITMEEARTEFTKSLVLKVAYSEVDEDLRKLEAVSVILKRYRGPCPVYLSIRDGNGKQVQLKMSEEYKVNPAAVKLEELEMLLGQGSVIFSR
- a CDS encoding (5-formylfuran-3-yl)methyl phosphate synthase, with amino-acid sequence MSTTPGLLVSVRSAAEVAAALEGGADVIDVKEPLKGPLAPAEAEVVAAVIDAVDGKAPVSAALGEWSPNAITEAHWHLELPLQYVKWGLAGYAPAPGWGEDLLDTRRELPIGTEMVAVAYADWERAKSVPPAEVAKFAKRFRFKAFLLDTWGKDGKTLLDFMPAKDIAALVDGLKRVYTTVVVGGSLRPEQLKQLKGVAPDYFAVRTSACAAGKRDGVIDAVRVKKWKELLAGVKV
- a CDS encoding sigma-70 family RNA polymerase sigma factor; this translates as MKTARRKRSGQSAKVDDTALTTFSSDLLTPEEERELLTSFWDCKSELVRVLLRHYPNDLRAVRPPLEPWPMAQFIREHCTEDRCDVIAVRRLRDRYVHYKHRLASANIRLAAHVAKRFRHHSLAYSDLLQEAVCGLMQAIDRFDVSHGTRLATYATWWIRQTLQIAVARQSHLVSLSPHHLQELGLLQQESEALAHGGKHLPSPQELASRTGSSLEHLTHLQTATRTPVSLNAVLDDDSDFKLTEAMPDTGTLVMQENNERQEALSFLMENLRPRERKVLDLRFGLTGNGTHSLRQIGHLLRISKERVRQIQNRALEKLKANAERVGWEPTLLLE
- the crcB gene encoding fluoride efflux transporter CrcB; this encodes MELGTWLLAFVTHPAVLLAAGGGAGANARYWLGLYVRTLQGEVAFPWATFAINASGSAILGLVAAAFLNHPDESRKSWYLFLGTGFCGGFTTFSTFSLETLQLLRADRPVTAAVYVLGSVAAGLFGVWLAMRLAGGRA